The following coding sequences lie in one Arthrobacter sp. SLBN-122 genomic window:
- the rplN gene encoding 50S ribosomal protein L14, with product MIQQESRLKVADNTGAKEILTIRVLGGSGRRYAGIGDVIVATVKDAIPGGNVKKGDVVKAVIVRTKKERRRADGSYIKFDENAAVILKNDGDPRGTRIFGPVGRELRDKKFMKIVSLAPEVL from the coding sequence GTGATTCAGCAGGAGTCGCGACTCAAGGTCGCCGACAACACGGGTGCTAAGGAAATCCTTACCATTCGCGTTCTCGGTGGATCCGGCCGTCGCTACGCAGGCATCGGTGACGTCATTGTCGCCACCGTCAAGGATGCAATCCCTGGCGGCAACGTAAAGAAGGGCGATGTGGTCAAGGCCGTCATCGTCCGTACCAAGAAGGAACGCCGCCGTGCGGATGGTTCCTACATCAAGTTTGACGAGAACGCAGCTGTGATCCTGAAGAACGACGGTGACCCCCGCGGTACCCGTATCTTCGGACCGGTTGGTCGTGAACTGCGTGACAAGAAGTTCATGAAGATCGTTTCTCTGGCTCCGGAGGTGCTCTAG
- the rplR gene encoding 50S ribosomal protein L18, with protein MAISINKKRTNKSKAAARSRRQLRIRKRISGTAVRPRLVVNRSARHVFVQVVDDSIGQTVASASTLEADLRAFDGDKTAKAKRVGELVAERAKAAGVEAVVFDRGGNKYHGRIAAVADGAREGGLSL; from the coding sequence ATGGCCATCTCCATTAACAAGAAGCGTACGAACAAGAGCAAGGCTGCTGCCCGCAGCCGCCGCCAGCTTCGTATCCGCAAGCGCATTTCCGGTACGGCTGTCCGCCCCCGCCTGGTGGTCAACCGCTCCGCACGCCACGTATTTGTCCAGGTTGTCGATGACAGCATTGGCCAGACCGTAGCAAGCGCATCCACCCTGGAAGCCGACCTTCGTGCATTCGACGGTGACAAGACTGCCAAGGCCAAGCGCGTTGGCGAGCTCGTTGCCGAACGTGCCAAGGCTGCCGGCGTCGAGGCTGTCGTGTTCGACCGTGGTGGTAACAAGTACCACGGCCGCATTGCCGCCGTCGCCGACGGTGCACGCGAAGGTGGGCTGTCACTGTGA
- the rplB gene encoding 50S ribosomal protein L2, which yields MGIRKYKPTTPGRRGSSVADFIEITRSTPEKSLVRPLPKKGGRNNTGKITTRHKGGGHKRQYRLIDFRRHDKDGVNARVAEIEYDPNRTARIALLHYVDGTKRYIIAPNKLSQGDVVEAGAGADIKPGNNLPLLNIPVGTVIHAVELRPGGGAKMGRSAGASIQLVAKEGRFAQLRLPSGEIRNVDVRCRATVGEVGNAEQSNINWGKAGRMRWKGVRPTVRGVAMNPVDHPHGGGEGKTSGGRNPVNPNGKREGRTRRPNKESDKLIVRRRRTGKNKR from the coding sequence ATGGGAATCCGTAAGTACAAGCCGACTACCCCGGGCCGTCGTGGCTCGAGCGTAGCGGACTTCATCGAAATTACGCGGTCGACGCCGGAAAAGTCGTTGGTACGTCCGCTGCCCAAAAAGGGCGGCCGTAACAACACCGGTAAGATCACCACCCGCCACAAGGGTGGCGGACACAAGCGCCAGTACCGTCTGATCGACTTCCGTCGCCACGACAAGGACGGCGTCAACGCCCGCGTTGCCGAAATCGAGTACGATCCGAACCGCACGGCTCGCATCGCCCTCCTGCACTACGTTGATGGCACCAAGCGTTACATCATCGCTCCCAACAAGCTCTCCCAGGGTGACGTTGTTGAGGCAGGTGCCGGTGCTGACATCAAGCCCGGTAACAACCTGCCGCTGCTCAACATCCCGGTGGGTACCGTCATCCACGCAGTGGAGCTGCGTCCGGGCGGCGGCGCCAAGATGGGCCGCTCCGCCGGCGCATCCATCCAGCTTGTTGCCAAGGAAGGCCGTTTCGCCCAGCTGCGCCTGCCTTCCGGTGAAATCCGCAACGTTGACGTGCGCTGCCGCGCAACCGTCGGCGAGGTGGGCAACGCCGAGCAGTCGAACATCAACTGGGGCAAGGCCGGCCGTATGCGGTGGAAGGGCGTTCGCCCGACCGTCCGTGGTGTCGCCATGAACCCGGTTGACCACCCGCACGGTGGTGGCGAGGGCAAGACGTCCGGTGGACGTAACCCCGTCAACCCGAACGGTAAGCGGGAAGGCCGCACCCGCCGCCCCAACAAAGAGAGCGACAAGCTTATTGTGCGTCGCCGTCGTACTGGCAAGAACAAGCGATAG
- the secY gene encoding preprotein translocase subunit SecY, producing MLSAFGRAFRTPDLRRKLLFTLGIITIFRLGAFIPSPGVNYQNVQQCLQNGQTAGGLYQLVNLFSGGALLQVSIFALGIMPYITASIIVQLLRVVIPRFQQLYEEGASGQSKLTQYTRYLTIALGLLNATTLVSLARSGQLLPGCQLPIIPDTSIITTILIIITLTAGTGLIMWMGELVTEKGVGNGMSLLIFTSIAAQFPTSLGAIWTSQGPGTFFIVLAVGLLTVALVVFVEQSQRRVPVQYAKRMIGRRTVGGTSTYIPIKVNMAGVIPVIFASSMLYIPGLIAQFNQPRNGESMQPWVEWINNNLTRGDHPIYMAVYFVLIVFFTYFYVAITFNPEEVSDNMKKYGGFIPGIRAGRPTADYLQYVLSRITLPGALYLGFVALIPLVALVLINANQNFPFGGTSILIMVGVGLETVKQIDAQLQQRHYEGLLR from the coding sequence TTGCTTAGCGCATTTGGCCGGGCCTTTCGCACGCCTGATCTGCGACGCAAGTTGTTGTTCACGCTGGGAATCATCACCATATTCCGCTTGGGCGCTTTCATTCCCTCGCCAGGTGTGAACTACCAGAATGTCCAGCAATGCTTGCAGAACGGTCAGACCGCCGGCGGGCTGTACCAGCTCGTTAACCTCTTCAGCGGCGGTGCGCTGCTCCAGGTGTCCATCTTCGCCCTGGGCATCATGCCCTACATCACGGCGAGCATCATCGTGCAGCTGCTCCGGGTGGTCATTCCCCGGTTCCAGCAGCTTTACGAAGAGGGAGCCTCGGGCCAGTCCAAGCTGACCCAGTACACGCGCTACCTCACCATCGCGCTGGGCCTGCTCAACGCCACCACCCTGGTATCGCTGGCGCGCTCCGGGCAGTTGCTTCCCGGCTGCCAGCTTCCGATCATCCCGGATACCAGCATCATCACCACCATCCTGATCATCATCACGCTGACGGCGGGCACCGGCCTGATCATGTGGATGGGCGAGCTTGTCACGGAGAAGGGCGTGGGCAACGGCATGTCGCTGCTCATCTTCACTTCCATCGCCGCGCAGTTCCCCACCTCGCTGGGTGCCATCTGGACCTCGCAGGGCCCCGGGACGTTCTTCATTGTCCTGGCCGTGGGCCTGCTCACCGTGGCACTCGTGGTCTTCGTGGAGCAGTCGCAGCGGCGCGTTCCTGTCCAGTACGCCAAGCGGATGATCGGCCGGCGCACCGTGGGCGGCACCAGCACCTACATTCCCATCAAGGTGAACATGGCCGGCGTCATTCCGGTGATCTTCGCTTCCTCCATGCTCTACATTCCCGGGCTGATCGCTCAGTTCAACCAGCCCCGGAACGGCGAGTCAATGCAACCGTGGGTTGAGTGGATCAACAACAACCTCACCCGCGGTGACCACCCGATCTACATGGCGGTTTACTTCGTCCTGATCGTGTTCTTTACCTACTTCTACGTCGCGATTACCTTCAACCCTGAAGAAGTCTCGGACAACATGAAGAAGTACGGCGGCTTCATTCCAGGTATCCGCGCCGGCAGGCCGACCGCTGATTACCTGCAGTACGTGCTTTCACGGATCACCCTGCCCGGCGCCCTCTACTTGGGTTTCGTGGCACTGATTCCGCTGGTGGCACTGGTACTGATCAACGCGAACCAGAACTTCCCGTTCGGTGGCACCTCGATCCTGATCATGGTGGGCGTTGGTTTGGAGACCGTAAAGCAGATTGATGCGCAGCTACAACAACGTCACTACGAAGGGCTTTTGCGATGA
- the rpsQ gene encoding 30S ribosomal protein S17, with protein sequence MSEKDQNVTETATAAKAGQRGYRKTRRGYVVSDKMEKTIVVEVEDRVKHALYGKVIRRTSKVKAHDEENTAGIGDLVVIAETRPLSATKNWRLVEILEKAK encoded by the coding sequence GTGAGTGAAAAGGACCAGAACGTGACCGAAACTGCTACCGCAGCCAAGGCTGGGCAGCGCGGTTACCGCAAGACCCGTCGCGGCTACGTGGTCTCCGACAAGATGGAAAAGACCATCGTTGTTGAGGTTGAAGACCGCGTGAAGCACGCACTGTACGGCAAGGTCATCCGCCGCACCTCCAAGGTCAAGGCGCACGACGAAGAGAACACCGCCGGCATCGGCGACCTCGTAGTCATCGCCGAGACCCGTCCGCTGTCCGCCACCAAGAACTGGCGGCTCGTGGAAATCCTCGAGAAGGCCAAGTAG
- the rpsS gene encoding 30S ribosomal protein S19, translated as MPRSLKKGPFVDQHLFVKVARENEKGTKNVIKTWSRRSMIIPDMLGHTIAVHDGRKHIPVFVTESMVGHKLGEFAPTRTFRGHVKDDRKGKRR; from the coding sequence ATGCCACGCAGCCTGAAAAAAGGTCCTTTCGTTGACCAGCACCTCTTTGTGAAGGTAGCCAGGGAAAACGAAAAGGGCACCAAGAACGTCATCAAGACCTGGTCCCGCCGTTCGATGATCATCCCCGACATGCTCGGGCACACGATCGCCGTACACGACGGACGCAAGCACATCCCGGTGTTTGTCACTGAGTCGATGGTCGGGCACAAGCTCGGCGAATTCGCTCCCACGCGGACATTCCGCGGCCATGTCAAGGACGACCGTAAGGGCAAGCGCCGCTAG
- the rpsE gene encoding 30S ribosomal protein S5, producing the protein MTEANNEKDTVSADQKAPEAAAAETTAPAAEDRRGGARRGERGDRGQGRGDRGGRGGRDGGREAEKNQFVERVVTINRVSKVVKGGRRFSFTALVVVGDGNGMVGVGYGKAKEVPAAIAKGVEEAKKSFFRVPRVGNTIPHRVQGEAAAGVVMLRPASAGTGVIAGGPVRAVLECVGIHDILSKSLGSSNAINIVHATVDALKRLEEPAAVAARRGLPLDEIAPAALVKALLAPKAGV; encoded by the coding sequence GTGACCGAAGCAAACAACGAAAAGGACACTGTGTCTGCAGATCAGAAGGCCCCCGAGGCCGCCGCTGCTGAGACCACTGCCCCCGCTGCCGAGGACCGCCGTGGTGGCGCCCGTCGCGGCGAGCGTGGCGACCGCGGCCAGGGCCGCGGCGACCGCGGTGGCCGTGGCGGCCGCGACGGTGGCCGTGAAGCCGAGAAGAACCAGTTCGTAGAGCGCGTTGTCACCATCAACCGCGTTTCCAAGGTCGTCAAGGGTGGTCGTCGCTTCAGCTTCACCGCGCTGGTCGTCGTTGGTGACGGTAACGGCATGGTCGGCGTGGGCTACGGCAAGGCCAAGGAAGTTCCCGCTGCTATCGCCAAGGGCGTTGAAGAGGCCAAGAAGTCCTTCTTCCGCGTTCCCCGCGTTGGCAACACCATCCCGCACCGCGTTCAGGGTGAAGCCGCTGCCGGCGTCGTAATGCTGCGTCCGGCTTCCGCCGGTACCGGTGTTATCGCCGGTGGTCCGGTCCGAGCAGTACTGGAGTGCGTGGGCATCCACGACATCCTCTCCAAGTCGCTCGGTTCCTCCAACGCCATCAACATCGTTCACGCGACCGTTGATGCCCTGAAGCGCCTCGAAGAGCCGGCAGCAGTGGCAGCACGCCGCGGCCTGCCGCTGGACGAGATCGCTCCGGCGGCGCTGGTGAAGGCCCTCCTGGCTCCGAAGGCAGGTGTTTAG
- the rplV gene encoding 50S ribosomal protein L22 has translation MEAKAIARHIRVTPMKARRVVNLVRGLQANEALAILKFAPQAASEPVFKVVQSAIANARVLADRDGVGFDEGDLIISEAFVDEGPTMKRFQPRAQGRAFQIKKRTSHITVVVATPEKEEAR, from the coding sequence ATGGAAGCCAAGGCAATTGCGCGCCACATCCGCGTAACGCCTATGAAGGCCCGGCGCGTCGTCAACCTTGTTCGTGGATTGCAAGCGAATGAGGCTCTGGCAATTCTGAAGTTTGCCCCGCAGGCAGCTTCGGAGCCGGTATTCAAGGTAGTTCAGTCGGCAATCGCCAACGCCCGGGTCCTCGCGGACCGCGACGGCGTGGGGTTTGACGAAGGCGACCTCATCATCAGCGAAGCGTTTGTTGATGAAGGCCCGACCATGAAGCGGTTCCAGCCGCGTGCCCAGGGTCGTGCATTTCAGATCAAGAAGCGCACCAGCCACATCACCGTGGTAGTCGCTACCCCGGAGAAAGAGGAGGCTCGCTAA
- the rplX gene encoding 50S ribosomal protein L24 produces the protein MAAKIKKGDLVQVITGAKAERGGDRGKQGKVLRVFTDTNRVLVEGINRVTKHTRVGQSQRGTKTGGIEVVEAPIHISNVALVDPSTKKPTRVGFRLDTVEKNGVQKTVRIRVSKSSGKDI, from the coding sequence ATGGCTGCAAAGATCAAGAAGGGTGACCTGGTTCAGGTCATCACTGGCGCCAAGGCTGAGCGCGGCGGCGACCGTGGCAAGCAGGGCAAGGTGCTGCGTGTATTCACCGACACCAACCGCGTGCTGGTTGAGGGTATCAACCGCGTCACCAAGCACACCCGTGTTGGACAGTCGCAGCGCGGCACCAAGACCGGCGGCATCGAGGTCGTAGAGGCCCCGATCCACATTTCCAACGTGGCCCTGGTTGACCCGTCGACCAAGAAGCCGACCCGCGTGGGCTTCCGCCTCGACACCGTGGAGAAGAACGGCGTCCAGAAGACCGTCCGCATCCGCGTGTCCAAGAGCTCCGGGAAGGACATCTAA
- the rpmD gene encoding 50S ribosomal protein L30, with protein MAKNLVPSDAQLEITQIKSAIGGKQNQRDTLRSLGLKRIGHTVVRTADAVTVGMLNTVPHLVKVEEAK; from the coding sequence ATGGCTAAGAACCTGGTCCCCTCCGACGCCCAGTTGGAGATCACTCAGATCAAGTCCGCCATTGGCGGCAAGCAGAACCAGCGCGACACCCTGCGGTCCCTCGGCCTGAAGCGGATCGGACACACCGTTGTCCGCACCGCCGATGCCGTGACCGTTGGCATGCTCAACACGGTTCCGCACCTGGTAAAGGTAGAGGAGGCGAAGTAA
- the rpmC gene encoding 50S ribosomal protein L29 — protein sequence MAVGSKDLAPAQLDGFDNERLVEELRKAKEELFNLRFQSATGQLENHGRLRAVKKDIARIYTVLRERELGIRAEVAAPVVEAKEEKKSKKASTKKADKAEKAETEEDAK from the coding sequence ATGGCAGTAGGATCCAAGGATCTGGCTCCCGCACAGCTGGACGGTTTCGACAACGAGCGTCTCGTTGAAGAACTCCGCAAGGCCAAGGAAGAGCTGTTCAACCTGCGTTTCCAGTCCGCCACCGGACAGCTGGAGAACCACGGTCGTCTGCGCGCGGTCAAGAAGGACATTGCCCGCATCTACACCGTTCTCCGCGAACGCGAGCTGGGCATTCGTGCCGAGGTTGCCGCACCGGTTGTGGAAGCCAAGGAAGAGAAGAAGTCCAAGAAGGCTTCAACCAAGAAGGCCGACAAGGCTGAAAAGGCTGAGACCGAGGAGGACGCCAAGTGA
- the rplF gene encoding 50S ribosomal protein L6, producing MSRIGRLPITVPAGVEVKVDGSVVSVKGSKGELTHTVASPIEVALDENTLTVSRPNDERASRSLHGLTRTLIANMIQGVTAGYEKKLEIVGTGYRVQAKGSDLEFALGFSHPVSVAAPAGITFAVEGPTKLSVSGINKQQVGEVAANIRKLRKPDPYKGKGIRYAGEVIRRKVGKAGK from the coding sequence ATGTCACGTATTGGACGTCTCCCCATCACCGTTCCTGCCGGCGTTGAGGTCAAGGTTGACGGCTCTGTCGTCAGCGTCAAGGGTTCCAAGGGGGAGTTGACCCACACTGTGGCCAGCCCCATCGAGGTTGCCCTGGACGAGAACACCCTGACCGTCAGCCGCCCGAACGACGAGCGCGCCTCCCGTTCACTCCACGGCCTGACCCGCACCCTGATCGCCAACATGATCCAGGGCGTCACCGCAGGCTACGAGAAGAAGCTTGAAATCGTTGGTACCGGTTACCGCGTTCAGGCCAAGGGATCTGACCTTGAGTTCGCTCTCGGCTTCAGCCACCCGGTCAGCGTTGCAGCTCCGGCCGGCATCACCTTTGCAGTAGAGGGACCGACCAAGCTCTCTGTCTCAGGTATCAATAAGCAGCAGGTCGGCGAAGTTGCTGCCAACATTCGCAAGCTGCGGAAGCCTGACCCGTACAAGGGCAAGGGCATCCGTTACGCCGGCGAAGTCATCCGCCGCAAGGTCGGAAAGGCTGGTAAGTAA
- the rpsC gene encoding 30S ribosomal protein S3 translates to MGQKVNPHGFRLGITTDHVSHWFADSTKAGQRYKDFVREDIRIRQLMSTGMERAGIAKVEIERTRDRVRVDIHTARPGIVIGRRGAEADRIRGELEKLTGKQVQLNILEVKNPEMEAQLVAQGVAEQLTSRVAFRRAMKKAMQSAQRAGAKGIRIACSGRLGGAEMSRSEFYREGRVPLHTLRANIDYGFYEAKTTFGRIGVKVWIYKGDVTAKELAAQAAAAPSRGGRGERPGRPGGADRGDRRRRNDRPAADAAPAAEAPAVEAAPAAVEGGQA, encoded by the coding sequence GTGGGACAGAAAGTAAACCCGCACGGGTTCCGACTCGGCATCACCACCGATCACGTATCGCACTGGTTCGCTGACAGCACCAAGGCCGGCCAGCGGTACAAGGACTTCGTTCGCGAAGACATCCGCATCCGCCAGCTCATGTCCACGGGCATGGAGCGCGCCGGTATCGCCAAGGTCGAAATCGAGCGCACCCGTGACCGTGTCCGCGTGGACATCCACACGGCCCGTCCCGGCATCGTCATCGGCCGCCGTGGAGCAGAAGCAGACCGCATCCGCGGCGAGCTCGAAAAGCTCACCGGCAAGCAGGTCCAGCTGAACATCCTCGAGGTCAAGAACCCCGAAATGGAAGCCCAGCTTGTTGCCCAGGGCGTGGCAGAGCAGCTGACTTCCCGCGTGGCGTTTCGCCGTGCGATGAAGAAGGCCATGCAGTCCGCACAGCGTGCAGGTGCCAAGGGCATCCGTATCGCCTGCTCGGGCCGCCTTGGTGGCGCTGAAATGTCCCGCTCGGAGTTCTACCGCGAAGGCCGTGTGCCCCTGCACACCCTCCGCGCGAACATCGACTACGGCTTCTACGAAGCCAAGACCACCTTCGGCCGCATCGGTGTGAAGGTCTGGATCTACAAGGGTGACGTCACCGCCAAGGAACTGGCCGCACAGGCTGCTGCCGCACCGTCCCGCGGTGGCCGTGGCGAACGTCCCGGCCGTCCGGGTGGCGCTGACCGCGGTGACCGCCGCCGTCGCAACGACCGCCCGGCCGCTGACGCAGCTCCTGCTGCCGAAGCACCGGCAGTTGAAGCAGCACCTGCTGCTGTAGAAGGAGGACAGGCTTAA
- the map gene encoding type I methionyl aminopeptidase: protein MAFGQPRIEFKNNAQMRTMHEAGLVLSRALDAAVAAAVPGVTTRHLDDVFAAVLNEAGAKSNFLGYHGFPATICTSVNEEVVHGIPGSRVLQDGDIISIDGGAIVNGWHSDSARTVIVGTADPEDQRLSDVTLAAMWRGIAALATGTHVGDIGAAIDDYVSSVPGKPLGILEDYVGHGIGSEMHMAPDVLNYRTNHRGPRIKPGLCLAIEPMLVRGSIDTAVLDDDWTVVTTDGKRSCQWEHSVAVHEKGIWVLSAPDGGAEHLVPLGVTPVPIP, encoded by the coding sequence ATGGCCTTCGGCCAGCCCCGCATCGAATTCAAGAACAACGCCCAGATGCGCACCATGCATGAGGCCGGCCTGGTCCTTAGCCGTGCACTGGATGCCGCCGTTGCAGCCGCGGTGCCGGGGGTTACCACCAGGCACCTGGACGACGTCTTCGCCGCCGTCCTTAATGAGGCTGGCGCCAAGTCCAACTTCCTGGGCTACCACGGCTTCCCGGCCACAATTTGCACCTCGGTCAATGAGGAAGTGGTGCACGGGATCCCGGGCAGTCGCGTACTGCAGGACGGCGACATCATCTCCATCGACGGCGGCGCGATCGTCAACGGCTGGCATTCGGACTCGGCGCGCACGGTGATCGTGGGAACCGCCGACCCCGAGGACCAGCGGCTCTCCGACGTCACCCTGGCAGCCATGTGGCGGGGGATCGCGGCGCTGGCCACCGGCACCCACGTGGGGGACATTGGCGCCGCGATCGACGACTACGTTTCATCCGTCCCGGGCAAACCGTTGGGCATCCTGGAGGACTACGTGGGCCACGGCATCGGCTCCGAGATGCACATGGCGCCGGACGTCCTGAACTACCGCACCAACCACCGCGGTCCCAGGATCAAACCGGGCCTGTGCCTGGCCATTGAGCCCATGCTGGTGCGCGGCAGCATCGACACCGCAGTCCTGGACGACGACTGGACGGTGGTCACCACCGACGGCAAGCGGTCCTGCCAGTGGGAGCACTCGGTGGCCGTGCATGAAAAGGGCATTTGGGTGCTGTCAGCGCCCGACGGCGGTGCGGAGCACCTGGTGCCCCTCGGCGTCACCCCGGTGCCGATTCCGTAA
- the rplP gene encoding 50S ribosomal protein L16 produces MLIPRRVKHRKQHHPGRSGAATGGTEVSFGEWGIQALSPAYVTNRQIESARIAMTRHIKRGGKVWINIYPDRPLTKKPAETRMGSGKGSPEWWVANVKPGRVLFELSGVNEEVAREALRLAIHKLPLKARIVRREGGE; encoded by the coding sequence ATGCTTATCCCACGTCGAGTCAAGCACCGTAAGCAGCACCACCCGGGTCGTTCCGGCGCTGCCACGGGCGGCACCGAGGTCTCGTTCGGTGAGTGGGGTATCCAGGCTCTGAGCCCGGCATACGTCACCAACCGTCAGATCGAGTCCGCTCGTATCGCGATGACCCGCCACATCAAGCGTGGCGGTAAGGTCTGGATTAACATCTACCCGGACCGTCCCCTGACCAAGAAGCCGGCCGAAACCCGCATGGGTTCCGGTAAGGGTTCACCGGAATGGTGGGTCGCCAACGTCAAGCCGGGCCGGGTTCTTTTCGAACTCTCCGGTGTCAATGAAGAGGTAGCTCGCGAGGCCCTGCGCCTGGCAATCCACAAGCTGCCGTTGAAGGCACGCATTGTGCGTCGCGAAGGTGGTGAATAG
- a CDS encoding adenylate kinase — MLIIGPPGSGKGTQAERISERLGVVAISTGDIFRANVKGETPLGLEAKKYMDNGDFVPDSVTNKMVRDRLGESDVENGFLLDGYPRTTAQVDYLDEILADGDEKLDVVLQLTADDEELVHRLLGRAKETGRSDDNEAVIRHRLDLYHEQTEAVVAKYAERGILTQVDGIGPIDEVTNRVMQAIKAAQAA, encoded by the coding sequence ATGCTGATTATTGGACCTCCCGGTTCCGGAAAAGGAACGCAGGCAGAGCGGATCTCAGAACGCCTCGGCGTTGTGGCCATCTCTACCGGCGACATCTTCCGGGCCAACGTGAAGGGTGAAACCCCGCTGGGCCTCGAGGCCAAGAAGTACATGGACAACGGGGACTTCGTTCCGGACAGCGTGACCAACAAGATGGTCCGCGACCGCCTGGGCGAGTCCGACGTCGAAAACGGCTTCCTGCTGGACGGCTACCCGCGCACCACTGCGCAGGTGGACTACCTTGACGAGATCCTCGCCGATGGCGACGAGAAGCTCGACGTGGTCCTCCAGCTGACCGCCGATGACGAGGAACTGGTCCACCGGCTGCTGGGCCGGGCCAAGGAAACGGGCCGGAGCGACGACAACGAAGCCGTCATCCGCCACCGCCTGGACCTCTACCACGAGCAGACCGAAGCCGTGGTGGCGAAGTACGCCGAGCGCGGCATCCTCACCCAGGTTGACGGGATCGGTCCCATCGACGAAGTTACCAACCGCGTGATGCAGGCCATCAAGGCCGCTCAGGCAGCCTGA
- the rplO gene encoding 50S ribosomal protein L15 — MAENTADKAQAAEKQNALKVHHLRPAPGAKTAKTRVGRGEASKGKTAGRGTKGTAARYQVKAGFAGGQLPLHMRLPKLRGFKNPFRVEFQVVNLDKLSELFPEGGAVTVENLVEKGAVRKNQPVKVLGTGDITVKVDVTAHAFSASAAEKIAAAGGSTTAL; from the coding sequence ATGGCAGAGAACACTGCTGATAAGGCACAGGCTGCTGAGAAGCAGAACGCCCTGAAGGTTCACCACCTGCGTCCCGCTCCGGGTGCCAAGACCGCCAAGACCCGTGTTGGTCGTGGTGAGGCATCCAAGGGTAAGACCGCCGGTCGCGGTACCAAGGGTACTGCTGCCCGCTACCAGGTGAAGGCTGGCTTTGCCGGCGGCCAGCTGCCGCTGCACATGCGCCTGCCGAAGCTGCGTGGCTTCAAGAACCCGTTCCGGGTTGAGTTCCAGGTTGTAAACCTGGACAAGCTCAGCGAGCTGTTCCCGGAAGGTGGCGCAGTCACCGTGGAGAACCTGGTCGAAAAGGGTGCCGTTCGCAAGAACCAGCCCGTCAAGGTGCTGGGCACCGGCGACATCACCGTCAAGGTTGACGTCACCGCCCACGCATTCTCGGCCAGTGCCGCTGAAAAGATTGCTGCAGCAGGCGGAAGCACCACCGCCCTCTAA
- the rplE gene encoding 50S ribosomal protein L5: MTETLETPATKIVPRLKTKYAETIKGQLQDEFKYANVNQVPRLVKVVVNMGVGDAAKDSKLIDGAVRDLTQITGQKPQVTKARKSIAQFKLREGMPIGAHATLRGDRMWEFVDRLVTLALPRIRDFRGLSGKQFDGNGNYTFGLTEQVMFHEIDQDKIDRVRGMDITVVTTAKTDDEGRALLKALGFPFKTEA, translated from the coding sequence ATGACTGAGACTCTCGAGACTCCGGCAACGAAGATCGTTCCTCGTCTGAAGACCAAGTACGCCGAAACCATCAAGGGCCAGCTCCAGGATGAGTTCAAGTACGCCAACGTGAACCAGGTTCCCCGCCTGGTCAAGGTTGTTGTGAACATGGGTGTTGGAGATGCCGCCAAGGACTCCAAGCTGATCGACGGCGCTGTCCGCGACCTCACCCAGATCACCGGCCAGAAGCCGCAGGTCACCAAGGCCCGCAAGTCGATCGCACAGTTCAAGCTGCGCGAAGGCATGCCCATCGGTGCACACGCAACCCTGCGTGGCGACCGTATGTGGGAATTCGTGGACCGTCTGGTCACCCTGGCACTGCCCCGTATCCGCGACTTCCGCGGCCTGAGCGGCAAGCAGTTCGATGGCAACGGAAACTACACCTTCGGTCTGACCGAGCAGGTTATGTTCCACGAAATCGACCAGGACAAGATCGACCGCGTCCGCGGTATGGACATCACGGTCGTCACCACCGCCAAGACCGACGACGAAGGCCGCGCGCTGCTCAAGGCGCTTGGTTTCCCGTTCAAAACCGAAGCTTAA
- the rpsH gene encoding 30S ribosomal protein S8, with amino-acid sequence MTMTDPVADMLTRLRNANSAYHDSVSMPYSKLKARVADILKAEGFIAGWKEEDAEVGKKLTLDLKFGPNRERSIAGVRRISKPGLRVYAKSTNLPHVLGGLGIAILSTSSGLLTDKQAGKKGVGGEVLAYVW; translated from the coding sequence ATGACAATGACAGATCCTGTCGCAGATATGCTTACGCGCCTGCGTAACGCAAACTCGGCATACCACGACTCCGTGTCTATGCCTTACAGCAAGCTCAAGGCACGCGTTGCCGACATCCTCAAGGCCGAAGGTTTCATCGCCGGCTGGAAGGAAGAGGACGCTGAGGTTGGCAAGAAGCTGACCCTCGACCTCAAGTTCGGTCCGAACCGCGAGCGTTCCATCGCCGGTGTACGCCGCATCTCCAAGCCGGGTCTCCGCGTTTACGCGAAGTCCACCAACCTGCCTCACGTGCTCGGTGGCCTGGGTATCGCAATCCTGTCCACCTCTTCCGGCCTCCTGACTGATAAGCAGGCCGGCAAGAAGGGCGTGGGCGGCGAAGTCCTCGCGTACGTCTGGTAA